One part of the Thermodesulfobacteriota bacterium genome encodes these proteins:
- a CDS encoding monovalent cation/H+ antiporter complex subunit F, giving the protein MAELHLWLALVLLATLVAGVVRILRGPTPADRMLAAQLMATTAVAVLLLLSKGLGVRALGDVALVFALLAALTAVALVRRGWPAPEGVSPPPGDRP; this is encoded by the coding sequence TTGGCTGAGCTCCACCTCTGGCTCGCCCTGGTGCTCCTCGCCACCCTGGTGGCGGGCGTCGTGCGCATCCTGCGGGGCCCCACCCCGGCGGACCGGATGCTCGCGGCCCAGCTCATGGCGACCACCGCGGTGGCGGTGCTCCTGCTCCTCTCCAAAGGGCTGGGGGTCCGGGCCCTGGGAGACGTGGCCCTGGTCTTCGCGCTGCTCGCGGCCCTGACGGCCGTAGCCCTGGTGCGCCGGGGGTGGCCCGCGCCGGAAGGCGTTTCGCCCCCGCCCGGGGACCGCCCGTGA
- the mnhG gene encoding monovalent cation/H(+) antiporter subunit G has product MALALILGGVFFFLAGTVGLLRFPDVYTRLHALTKADCLGLGLLALGLAVEAESLAAALRLLLTWGLVLVASATSAHLVARGAAARGLAPWGRP; this is encoded by the coding sequence ATGGCCCTCGCCCTGATCCTGGGCGGCGTCTTCTTCTTCCTCGCGGGCACGGTGGGCCTTCTGCGCTTTCCCGACGTCTACACCCGCCTGCACGCCCTCACCAAGGCCGACTGCCTGGGCCTGGGCCTGCTGGCGCTGGGGCTCGCGGTGGAGGCCGAGTCCCTGGCGGCCGCCCTGCGCCTCCTCCTCACCTGGGGCCTGGTGCTCGTGGCCAGCGCCACCTCGGCGCACCTGGTGGCCCGGGGGGCGGCGGCCCGGGGCCTCGCGCCCTGGGGGCGGCCGTGA